A window of the Trichoderma asperellum chromosome 4, complete sequence genome harbors these coding sequences:
- a CDS encoding uncharacterized protein (EggNog:ENOG41) yields MATSLAAGLQAISSSMTNMPEATANIISEARENVQKQFDVKSTIQPGQVLPEFVLPDARGVPVNSIDLLAKGPVLITFYRGGWCPFCNLALRAYQQRLDDFKARGVTLVAITPEQPDASLSTTEKNELKFPVLTDNGLQLARKLNITWEQPKDLVGVLNGFGADLEKRHGNDSNEMVIPTTLLVDQKGVVRNVYAEADWTQRLEPQEAVNWVNAL; encoded by the coding sequence ATGGCTACTTCTCTCGCCGCTGGCCTTCAAGCAATCTCTAGCTCTATGACAAACATGCCCGAGGCTACCGCGAACATCATCTCGGAAGCCAGGGAGAATGTCCAGAAACAGTTCGACGTCAAGTCTACAATTCAGCCTGGCCAAGTCCTCCCGGAATTTGTTCTCCCTGACGCTCGTGGGGTGCCCGTCAACAGTATTGACCTTCTGGCTAAGGGGCCAGTCCTAATTACTTTTTACCGTGGCGGCTGGTGCCCCTTTTGTAACCTTGCATTGAGGGCTTATCAACAGCGCCTGGACGATTTCAAGGCGCGAGGCGTTACTCTAGTGGCGATTACGCCGGAACAGCCTGATGCATCGCTTTCCACCACGGAAAAGAATGAGCTTAAGTTCCCTGTGTTGACTGACAATGGCCTTCAACTTGCTCGAAAACTGAATATTACCTGGGAGCAGCCAAAAGATTTGGTAGGCGTTTTGAATGGCTTCGGGGCTGATCTGGAGAAGCGACATGGCAATGACTCGAACGAAATGGTAATTCCGACTACATTGCTGGTTGACCAGAAGGGCGTTGTTAGGAATGTTTATGCGGAAGCGGATTGGACCCAGAGACTGGAGCCTCAAGAGGCAGTGAACTGGGTGAATGCGCTATAA
- a CDS encoding uncharacterized protein (SECRETED:SignalP(1-18)~EggNog:ENOG41~CAZy:GH128~TransMembrane:1 (n3-13c18/19o302-320i)) yields MTSFALLQLFLLAGFASASTSDKRGLVFTPNPAYPADNEVWVQSGSDLTWYYNYQALPSSPYNTSLSQQQFEFVPMMWGVSSNLSDTTFLNQVKTLIKQGTNISHVLGFNEPDGSTSTGGSGISPANAATAWVANFEPLGKMGIKLGLPACTGGPDSLPWLKQFLSNCSALVSTDNQKKNCTFDFLPVHWYDNFAGLASLIGERRATWPDTDIWVTEYAFANQDLQTTQEYFNQTIDYFDKLDYIARYTYFGAFRSKASNVGPNVPFLNNAGKLTDIGAWYLGFSETNVKPTSSASLSTGIVSNWIILGVGLMTACIGGLL; encoded by the exons ATGACCAGTTTCGCACTGCTTCAGCTCTTCCTGCTTGCGGGCTTTGCGAGCGCCTCGACTTCCGATAAGCGCGGTCTCGTTTTCACGCCCAACCCAGCTTATCCCGCAGACAACGAGGTTTGGGTGCAGTCTGGCAGCGATTTAACATGGTACTACAATTACCAGGCGCTGCCCTCATCTCCTTATAACACCTCTCTTTCACAGCAACAGTTCGAGTTTGTGCCGATGATGTGGGGTGTGTCAAGCAATCTCAGCGACACAACTTTCTTGAACCAAGTGAAGACGCTCATTAAGCAGGGCACCAACATCTCGCATGTCCTGGGCTTCAACGAGCCAGATGGCTCAACTAGCACCGGCGGAAGCGGCATTAGTCCCGCAAACGCCGCGACGGCCTGGGTCGCCAATTTTGAGCCTTTGGGCAAGATGGGCATCAAGCTGGGCCTGCCGGCGTGTACAGGAGGACCTGATAGCTTGCCATGGCTGAAGCAGTTCCTGTCAAATTGCTCAGCGCTTGTTAGCACGGATaatcagaagaagaactgCACTTTCGATTTCTTGCCCGTGCACTGGTATGATAACTTTGCAGGCTTGGCATCACTTATTggggagaggagagcgaC ATGGCCCGACACCGATATCTGGGTGACCGAATACGCATTTGCGAACCAAGATCTGCAAACGACGCAGGAATATTTCAACCAGACGATCGATTACTTTGACAAGTTGGATTATATTGCCCGGTATACATATTTCGGCGCCTTTCGCTCCAAAGCCTCGAACGTCGGGCCCAACGTGCCGTTTTTGAACAATGCTGGAAAGCTGACGGACATTGGAGCCTGGTACCTTGGTTTCTCCGAGACGAATGTCAAACCCACAAGCTCAGCATCCTTATCGACGGGAATAGTGTCTAATTGGATAATTTTAGGAGTAGGATTAATGACGGCATGCATTGGTGGATTGTTGTGA
- a CDS encoding uncharacterized protein (TransMembrane:10 (i61-79o85-104i291-313o319-345i826-848o863-883i904-930o950-972i1001-1021o1033-1053i)), whose amino-acid sequence MAEFSKHPFLLTVKETEEALGTNVDRGLASEQVPSLQSRYPKNELDVGETIPWYSILAKQILNAMIIVLVFAMALSFGIQDYIEGGVLACVIFLNVTIGFWQEYRAEKRMDALRALSSPSAMVLRDGNTQVIPNSEVVPGDIVLLKMGDTVPADLRLFEAMNLACEEGQLTGESIPVEKTTENNITAHESDTVATSEGEVGIGDRTNMAYATTVVQKGRGRGIVVATGMSTEVGKIAASTAKKSRKAGRSMNWRKYGKKQPVVGLSKRIYDFVGKFLGLTVGTPLQRKLSALAYVLFGCAVVLAIIVFGVNGFNMRHEVIIYATSLGIAIIPESLVAVLTITMVVSVSVMSKFNVLVRDLSALEALGGVTNICSDKTGTLTEGAMIVRQAWIPSSHVYTVHDSQSPNDPTKGRVVHSESQDEIQPPLEPINEKSRDYDNERSAAVLKFDVPDEKLNTSSAAKQPQVPEPEAKMTDQLRAFLLSSALCNLATVRYDKDEEKWQTTGEPTEIALQVFAHRFNHGKKNLEGQGWKQVAEFPFDSSIKRMSVIYNAPEDEENSIVDSQNSIVFTKGAVERVLDLCAFVGIGEGQQPISEELKESVLQQMNSLASQGQRVLAVAYRSWEGKFTSKQSSSSSAEEDEKLRSTVEQNLVLVGLAGIYDPPRRETKASISECSNAGIKVHMLTGDHPETAKSIARETGIIPRNLGILPESVAQSIVVKATDFDKMTDAEIDALEELPLVIARCAPDTKTRMIEALRRRGAFMAMTGDGVNDAPSLSRADVGIAMGSGSDVAKSAAKIVLTDDKFNSIVAAIREGRRMFDNIQKFVLHLLVSNVGEVLLLVAGLGFVDDMEFSVFPISPLQIIWINMVTSSFPAFGLGREAAAPEVMRKPPQDKRRGVFTNQIIVDMIVYGILMGACTLCTFCIIIYGANDGNLGIDCNTKFSDACIPVFRARAATFAELTWLILISAWEFKSLRRSMFRLNPSDDSFFPFFKDVYSNRFLFWSVIIGSLSVFPVVYIPFLNTRFFKHTGISWEWALSVGFTLVFVTGVELWKLAKRRFRLLEDRAVQRGHWGQGGPEDGEPRFKRTFSLSSFKTWASFSKRETGESNTRTNTQSRSADV is encoded by the exons ATGGCTGAGTTCTCCAAGCATCCTTTCTTGCTCACCGTCAAGGAGACAGAAGAAGCTCTCGGAACCAATGTCGATAGGGGACTCGCCTCGGAGCAGGTTCCAAGCCTGCAGTCGAGATATCCCAAAAATGAGCTCGACGTCGGCGAGACTATACCATGGTATAGTATCCTTGCTAAGCAAATACTCAATGCCATGATCATT GTTCTTGTTTTTGCTATGGCTCTCAGTTTTGGTATCCAAGATTACATTGAAGGCGGTGTTCTTGCCTGCGTCATCTTTCTCAATGTTACTATCGGCTTCTGGCAAGAGTACCGCGCTGAGAAGCGCATGGATGCTCTTCGTGCCTTGTCTTCTCCCAGTGCCATGGTTCTCCGTGATGGTAATACTCAAGTTATTCCCAA CTCTGAAGTCGTCCCTGGAGACATCGTTCTATTAAAAATGGGAGACACCGTCCCAGCAGACCTCCGCCTCTTTGAAGCCATGAATCTGGCCTGTGAAGAAGGACAACTTACCGGCGAGTCTATCCCCGTCGAGAAGACCACCGAGAACAACATCACTGCCCATGAATCCGATACGGTGGCCACATCCGAAGGCGAGGTTGGAATCGGCGACCGCACCAACATGGCCTACGCCACAACTGTTGTCCAAAAGGGCCGCGGCCGCGGAATCGTTGTCGCCACGGGTATGTCTACTGAAGTGGGCAAAATTGCCGCCTCGACAGCAAAGAAGAGCCGCAAGGCTGGTCGCTCGATGAACTGGCGCAAGTACGGCAAGAAACAGCCCGTTGTCGGCCTCTCGAAGCGCATCTACGATTTTGTAGGAAAATTTCTTGGCCTGACGGTGGGCACACCTTTACAACGGAAGTTGTCAGCGCTGGCATATGTGCTTTTTGGCTGTGCTGTGGTTCTAGCCATTATCGTCTTTGGTGTGAATGGCTTCAATATGCGGCATGAGGTTATCATCTATGCGACTTCACTGGGAATTGCCATTATTCCCGAGTCCCTTGTCGC TGTTTTGACAATCACCATGGTCGTTTCTGTAAGCGTCATGAGCAAATTCAACGTCCTTGTTAGAGATCTCTCTGCCCTCGAAGCTCTCGGAGGCGTCACCAACATCTGCTCCGATAAAACAGGAACGTTAACTGAAGGCGCCATGATCGTCCGCCAAGCCTGGATTCCGTCATCACACGTCTATACCGTCCACGACTCTCAGAGTCCAAATGATCCTACAAAGGGACGCGTGGTCCACTCCGAAAGCCAAGACGAGATTCAACCCCCGCTGGAGCCTATCAATGAGAAGTCGCGCGACTACGACAATGAGCGAAGTGCTGCCGTGCTCAAGTTTGACGTCCCAGACGAAAAGCTCAATACCTCGTCGGCGGCGAAACAGCCACAAGTCCCAGAGCCAGAGGCCAAGATGACGGATCAACTCCGCGCATTTCTACTTTCCTCTGCGCTCTGTAACCTTGCCACTGTTAGATATGACAAGGACGAAGAAAAGTGGCAGACCACTGGAGAGCCAACTGAGATTGCGCTACAAGTCTTTGCACATCGCTTCAACCACGGCAAGAAGAATCTCGAAGGCCAGGGTTGGAAGCAAGTCGCCGAGTTTCCATTTGACAGCTCTATCAAGCGCATGTCTGTCATTTACAATGCtcccgaagacgaggaaaacTCCATTGTCGACTCCCAAAACAGCATCGTCTTTACCAAGGGCGCGGTGGAGCGTGTCCTTGATCTATGTGCCTTTGTAGGCATTGGCGAAGGCCAGCAACCCATCAGCGAAGAGTTAAAGGAGTCCGTCCTGCAGCAAATGAACTCTCTCGCGTCACAAGGCCAGCGAGTTCTTGCCGTAGCATATCGTTCATGGGAAGGCAAATTTACATCAAAGCagtcaagctcaagctctgccgaagaagacgaaaagctGCGTTCAACAGTTGAACAGAACCTCGTCCTTGTCGGGCTCGCCGGCATCTACGATCCTCCCCGTCGGGAAACCAAGGCTTCCATTTCAGAGTGCTCCAACGCCGGCATCAAAGTGCACATGCTCACTGGCGACCATCCCGAGACGGCAAAGTCTATTGCTAGAGAGACGGGAATCATTCCTAGAAACCTTGGCATTTTGCCCGAAAGTGTCGCTCAGTCCATCGTGGTTAAAGCTACAGATTTTGATAAGATGACAGACGCAGAGATTGATGCGCTGGAAGAACTTCCACTTGTTATTGCTCGCTGCGCTCCAGATACAAAGACACGTATGATCGAGGCGCTGCGCCGCCGTGGAGCCTTCATGGCCATGACCGGCGATGGGGTCAATGATGCACCATCCTTGTCTCGCGCTGATGTCGGCATTGCCatgggctctggctctgacGTTGCTAAATCGGCGGCCAAGATCGTATTAACAGACGACAAGTTCAACTCCATAGTGGCAGCCATTCGCGAGGGACGACGCATGTTCGACAACATTCAGAAGTTCGTCTTGCACCTGCTCGTATCCAACGTCGGCGAAGTACTCCTTCTCGTCGCAGGACTCGGCTTTGTCGACGACATGGAGTTCTCTGTCTTTCCCATTTCCCCTTTACAGATCATCTGGATTAACATGGTCACCTCGTCATTCCCGGCATTCGGCCTTGGTCgggaagctgctgctccggAGGTTATGCGCAAGCCGCCGCAGGACAAACGCCGAGGCGTCTTCACAAACCAAATCATCGTGGATATGATAGTATACGGCATTCTGATGGGTGCGTGCACCCTCTGCACGTTCTGCATCATAATCTACGGTGCCAACGACGGTAACCTCGGCATTGACTGCAACACCAAATTCTCTGATGCCTGCATTCCGGTGTTCCGAGCTCGAGCTGCCACTTTTGCGGAGCTGACCTGGCTCATCCTTATCTCTGCATGGGAATTCAAGAGCCTGCGCCGATCCATGTTCCGCCTGAACCCCAGCGACGACagcttctttcccttcttcaagGACGTTTACAGCAATAGATTCCTCTTCTGGTCCGTCATCATCGGTAGCCTCTCCGTCTTCCCCGTTGTCTACATACCATTCTTGAACACCAGGTTTTTCAAGCACACCGGCATCTCCTGGGAGTGGGCGCTCTCGGTGGGATTCACCTTGGTCTTTGTCACGGGCGTGGAGCTATGGAAGCTGGCCAAGCGGAGGTTCCGGCTTCTGGAAGATCGAGCCGTGCAGAGGGGCCACTGGGGACAAGGGGGTccggaagatggcgagcCGAGATTCAAGAGGACGTTTTCGCTCTCAAGTTTCAAGACATGGGCGTCGTTctcgaaaagagagacagggGAGAGCAATACGCGGACGAATACACAAAGTCGCTCAGCAGATGTATAA
- a CDS encoding uncharacterized protein (EggNog:ENOG41~MEROPS:MER0026262) — translation MDLFNSPAFSSHVEDLINKYHVPGLAIALVHKDVTASKAFGVASFDPPKPMTTDTLFDIASASKSLTAASVALLVADDKYPEVSYEAEMANLLPGEFVMPGQGYEGVTVEDILSHRSGMAPNDNSYLGPRAKHTDDAQSITRNLRNLSTAAPIRSKFMYCNVMFSAASYLVEKKSGISFADFLENRFFKPLNMTSSNLQPERARAKGLGDRISPGHWWDKKAKKYSEFVIPDAPEGQGAGSVITSVNDYVKYVRALMNQEEPFTEDVYKGLIKGRIIVDLDYEKLSPFTSPLLYAAGWETHHYRGHLVVAHNGCIAGSSTIHFFIPDFKFGGAIFGNSDDASYIGDVLLQELLDELIGLPQDQRLNWDKVLYEKYTDKKYEEYGKNDNEDAEDEEKEAEEERQKLCPGIKEPEPQKMPLSAYTGEYWNPGWRGLVVEIKDGQLFIDCSDRSYVFTLELRHVCEQTKYIAIQREVVGGLAMILRAEFRFDNGTAARLGVWFEDKLDDYVWFDRAHLN, via the exons ATGGATCTCTTCAATTCTCCCGCCTTTTCGTCCCATGTAGAGGACCTCATCAACAAGTATCATGTCCCTGGTCTCGCTATAGCACTTGTACACAAAGATGTCACTGCTTCCAAGGCTTTTGGTGTGGCTTCGTTCGATCCGCCCAAGCCAATGACTACAGATACCCTTTTCGACATTGCATCCGCTTCCAAGTCTCTTACCGCGGCTTCCGTTGCTCTGTTGGTTGCCGATGACAAATACCCCGAGGTCAGCTATGAGGCTGAGATGGCCAATCTGTTGCCCGGTGAATTTGTCATGCCCGGCCAGGGCTATGAGGGCGTAACTGTCGAGGACATTCTTAGTCACAGAAGTGGGATGGCGCC TAACGATAATTCGTATCTGGGGCCTCGGGCTAAACACACAGATGATGCGCAATCCATCACACGAAATCTGCGGAATCTATCGACTGCTGCTCCGATTCGGTCCAAGTTTATGTACTGCAATGTGATGTTCTCTGCCGCCTCGTATCTGGTAGAGAAAAAATCTGGAATCAGTTTTGCCGATTTCCTCGAGAATCGTTTCTTCAAGCCGCTAAATATGACCTCGAGTAACCTCCAACCCGAGCGAGCGCGGGCCAAGGGCCTCGGAGATCGTATCAGCCCCGGACACTGGTGGGAtaaaaaggccaagaagtaCTCCGAGTTTGTCATTCCGGACGCCCCCGAAGGCCAAGGCGCTGGCTCGGTCATTACAAGCGTTAACGACTATGTCAAGTACGTTAGGGCTCTGATGAACCAGGAGGAGCCGTTTACAGAGGATGTTTACAAGGGACTCATCAAGGGGCGAATTATTGTAGACTTAGACTACGAAAAGCTAAGTCCCTTTACATCGCCGTTGCTGTATGCGGCTGGATGGGAGACGCATCATTACCGCGGACACCTGGTTGTTGCCCACAATGGATGCATAGCCGGTTCGTCTACTATTCATTTCTTCATCCCTGATTTTAAGTTTGGAGGCGCCATCTTTGGGAATTCCGACGATGCGAGCTATATCGGAGATGTCTTGCTGCAGGAGCTTCTGGATGAATTGATAGGCTTGCCTCAGGACCAAAGACTCAACTGGGACAAGGTCTTGTACGAAAAGTATACGGATAAGAAGTATGAAGAATACGGCAAGAACGACAACGAAGACGccgaagatgaggagaaggaggcagaagaggagcGACAAAAGCTCTGTCCCGGCATCAAGGAGCCAGAGCCCCAGAAGATGCCTCTGAGTGCTTACACGGGCGAATACTGGAACCCTGGCTGGCGCGGCTTGGTCGTAGAGATCAAAGACGGGCAGCTGTTTATTGATTGCTCGGATCGGTCTTACGTGTTTACCCTGGAGCTGCGCCATGTATGCGAGCAAACAAAGTACATTGCAATACAGAGGGAGGTGGTGGGTGGTCTTGCTATGATATTGAGGGCTGAATTCAGATTTGACAACGGCACTGCGGCTAGACTGGGGGTATGGTTTGAGGATAAGCTGGACGATTATGTCTGGTTCGACCGGGCGCATTTGAATTGA
- a CDS encoding uncharacterized protein (SECRETED:SignalP(1-18)), whose amino-acid sequence MKFLPAIWLISLVAPSTATWCFSNANTCPKESYKGQATSKCCDKIEVHNHDNGCWVEGALWEQFRDCCIHDWGCSGVTD is encoded by the coding sequence ATGAAATTCCTACCTGCCATTTGGTTGATTTCCCTCGTTGCACCTTCAACTGCAACCTGGTGTTTTTCAAACGCCAATACTTGCCCAAAAGAATCATACAAGGGCCAAGCGACCTCGAAGTGCTGTGACAAGATCGAGGTGCATAACCACGACAATGGTTGCTGGGTTGAAGGCGCCCTCTGGGAGCAGTTCCGAGACTGCTGCATACACGACTGGGGCTGCAGCGGTGTCACGGATTAA
- a CDS encoding uncharacterized protein (EggNog:ENOG41) has protein sequence MSAAKFQSPSYRLFEPGLLPIKPIIVDVDDGFGSPETLTLRYEEAVQAAQRGDPNRDSLSSDFDMAAYSKAQLPSVNGYDSARYADATYEPYSATAFSAQQTEKFAQLNQSSFASNNNAVAQYMATGSTVVSFHPSSGIFGTKVFFKIHSQDDLFTLSTQTFVLFGGAKCPVDLIRDSQDSSGFAFSCSIDAPQPLVTGGNTSVPVSFVTEAPTGGEISRTAAGTFHYLEGSEDDITRADKMAKDGSTAPGPEIDQASPSPKAEAPSSAATNTYEYPPQQSQYANTFPQASNDMLSTYRTTSYSDPPYHHHHQRRTHPPWSGYGSALASAGRSSSTFDHPTISSRSSLSHHLSIPSSGNNGAPQLVRTSTITAGGSGPYHPMYTHKAVLKINGNLSDMAAKWTEEEWGNRRRIVQFKKTQHQAVLNVSFKAVPVNERPPNSICISCIWWAEKSDCYVTSVDTIHLLEQLVAAPNRFSVEEKNRIRRNLEGFHPVTVSKAKADSEEFFKIIMAFPHPKPRNIEKDVKVFPWATLEPALKKIIGKYSANPSSIMTPVSATSSYGPPPPSHHSLASQHGISSQHADSHSQYPMHSSYNSGHHEAIPSPRSQASWASAATYSTGAGRGLSPSLRNHHSPPQSSLRINTSTAQLPAASAYDARAVASPYASTVLHTPLSHHHAATPPRWDAAPAAYADSGYPALTSHQASGAQSVYAAAAYNDGPQRA, from the exons ATGTCTGCTGCCAAGTTCCAGTCTCCATCCTACAGACTCTTTGAG CCGGGCCTTCTTCCTATCAAACCCATAATTGTCGACGTTGACGACGGATTTGGGTCGCCAGAAACCCTAACTCTTAGATACGAGGAAGCTGTTCAAGCAGCACAAAGGGGGGATCCAAATCGGGACTCCCTGTCGAGCGACTTCGACATGGCTGCCTACAGCAAGGCTCAGTTGCCTTCAGTTAATG GCTACGATTCGGCAAGATATGCAGATGCAACTTATGAACCGTATTCTGCTACCGCATTTTCAGCTCAGCAAACTGAAAAGTTTGCCCAGTTGAACCAGTCATCATTCGCAAGTAATAACAATGCAGTGGCTCAATACATGGCAACGGGGTCTACTGTGGTTTCTTTCCATCCCTCTTCTGGCATCTTTGGCACCAAGGTCTTTTTTAAGATACATTCGCAAGACGATCTCTTCACGCTATCTACTCAAACATTTGTGCTCTTTGGAGGTGCAAAGTGCCCTGTAGATCTTATCCGAGATTCTCAGGATAGTAGTGGCTTTGCATTCTCGTGCAGTATAGACGCGCCGCAGCCTCTGGTCACAGGAGGTAATACCAGCGTGCCTGTGTCATTTGTTACTGAGGCTCCCACAGGAGGAGAGATCTCGCGGACAGCCGCAGGGACTTTCCACTATCTGGAAGGGTCCGAGGATGATATCACGCGGGCAGACAAAATggccaaagatggcagcaCAGCACCTGGTCCCGAAATCGATCAGGCGAGTCCTTCACCGAAAGCTGAAGCGCCTTCTTCAGCCGCTACAAATACTTATGAATATCCACCGCAACAAAGCCAATATGCCAATACATTCCCGCAGGCCAGTAACGACATGCTATCCACATACCGAACCACTAGTTATTCCGACCCGccctaccaccaccaccaccagcggcGCACCCATCCGCCCTGGAGCGGTTATGGCAGTGCCTTGGCTAGTGCGGGAAGAAGTTCTTCAACGTTTGACCATCCTACGATATCCAGTCGATCTAGCTTATCGCATCATCTATCTATTCCGTCATCAGGGAACAATGGGGCTCCCCAGTTGGTCCGCACCAGCACCATTACCGCTGGTGGAAGCGGCCCCTATCATCCTATGTATACCCATAAGGCGGTTTTGAAGATTAACGGTAATCTCAGCGACATGGCTGCGAAGTGGACGGAAGAAGAATGGGGCAATCGTCGTCGGATTGTCCAGTTCAAGAAAACCCAGCACCAAGCAGTTTTAAATGTGAGCTTCAAAGCCGTCCCAGTGAATGAGAGGCCCCCAAACAGCATTTGCATTTCATGCATCTGGTGGGCCGAGAAATCTGACTGTTATGTCACTTCGGTCGATACTATTCATCTACTTGAGCAACTTGTAGCTGCTCCCAACCGATTTAgtgttgaagagaagaatcgCATTCGCCGCAACCTCGAAGGATTTCATCCTGTCACCGTCTCAAAGGCCAAAGCGGATAGTGAAGAGTTCTTCAAGATCATCATGGCTTTCCCTCATCCCAAGCCTCGGAATATTGAGAAAGACGTCAAGGTGTTCCCATGGGCAACTCTTGAGCCAGCacttaagaaaattattgGCAAATATAGTGCCAACCCCAGCAGCATAATGACCCCCGTGAGCGCGACGTCGTCATATGGCCCCCCGCCACCTAGTCACCACAGCCTCGCGTCGCAGCACGGCATTTCTTCACAACATGCAGATTCTCACAGCCAGTATCCCATGCACTCAAGTTACAATTCGGGGCATCATGAAGCGATTCCATCGCCTCGCTCACAAGCATCTTGGGCATCAGCTGCGACATATTCTACGGGTGCGGGCCGAGGACTCAGTCCTAGCCTTCGCAATCATCATAGCCCTCCACAGTCCTCTTTGCGTATCAATACtagcacagcacagcttcCAGCTGCCTCTGCATATGATGCGAGAGCAGTGGCGAGTCCATATGCCAGCACTGTCCTACACACACCTCTCAGCCATCATCATGCGGCAACGCCTCCTCGATGGGATGCGGCACCCGCGGCCTACGCCGACAGCGGCTACCCAGCCCTCACTTCGCACCAAGCATCGGGTGCACAGTCGGTATATGCCGCTGCCGCATATAACGATGGCCCCCAGCGAGCGTAA
- a CDS encoding uncharacterized protein (SECRETED:SignalP(1-23)), whose amino-acid sequence MSPALFNPFASALLAARILLTHLSPFETNTKIIVAATERLTSDRDLPLTITDIYLPHGKQSSCPGGSSHSGPTVVRHPLTAVKPRDEGTLRHIIQTRHLTHPIILLGHRTKTCFSSSSEFYPYRPSSNRSVFSRLESQPHSLKRLAICFDKHPAEKGKQLLPRSILDSSFWNATVSVQD is encoded by the exons ATGTCGCCTGCCCTTTTTAACCCATTTGCCTCCGCTTTGCTGGCTGCACGTATTTTATTGACACACCTCTCTCCCTTTGAGACGAATACTAAGATTATCGTCGCTGCGACCGAACGGCTTACGAGTGATCGGGACTTGCCGTTGACTATTACTGACATTTATCTTCCTCACGGCAAACAGTCCAGCTGTCCAGGAGGATCTAGCCATAGCGGTCCCACTGTTGTTAGACATCCGCTG ACCGCAGTGAAGCCTCGTGACGAAGGTACTCTTCGTCATATTATTCAAACCCGACATCTTACGCACCCTATcatccttcttggccatagGACCAAGACCTgcttttcttcctcatcggaGTTCTACCCTTACCGCCCTTCGAGTAATCGTTCTGTTTTCTCCCGGCTTGAATCGCAACCGCACAGCCTCAAGCGGCTGGCTATTTGTTTTGACAAGCATCCGGCGGAAAAGGGAAAGCAACTTCTCCCTCGCAGCATACTTGATTCCTCTTTTTGGAATGCAACTGTGTCTGTGCAGGATTGA
- the DERI1 gene encoding D-erythrulose-4-phosphate isomerase 1 has translation MATKWRIAMGCDDAGVSYKNTIKKDFEGDDRVGEVIDVGSDKASDKTPYPQRAAAAARLVAEGKADRALLICGTGLGVAISANKVKGIRAVTAHDSFSVERSVKSNNAQVLCMGERVVGLEVARRLATEWLAYEFDPSSASAKKVEEIGYLEA, from the exons ATGGCAACCAAATGGAGGATTGCCATGGGATGTGAT GACGCCGGTGTCAGCTACAAAAACACAATCAAGAAGGACTTCGAAGGCGATGACCGCGTAGGCGAAGTCATCGATGTAGGATCAGACAAGGCTTCAGACAAAACTCCTTACCCTCAaagagctgccgccgctgctcgcCTCGTTGCCGAGGGCAAAGCCGATCGCGCACTGCTTATCTGCGGGACTGGTCTAGGCGTTGCCATCTCGGCCAACAAGGTCAAGGGCATTCGAGCAGTCACAGCCCACGATAGTTTTAGCGTCGAGCGGAGTGTTAAAAGCAATAATGCCCAGGTCCTATGCATGGGAGAGCGGGTTGTCGGACTAGAAGTTGCGAGGAGGCTGGCAACCGAGTGGCTAGCTTATGAGTTCGATCCATCCAGCGCGAGCGCTAAGAAAGTGGAGGAGATTGGATATCTAGAAGCATAA